A stretch of Apis cerana isolate GH-2021 linkage group LG1, AcerK_1.0, whole genome shotgun sequence DNA encodes these proteins:
- the LOC108001817 gene encoding tectonin beta-propeller repeat-containing protein isoform X1 yields the protein MPSSYLYAINNEGRVFGLSTSGNMWREFMYLGLEFKQLSAVPHFMWAIGGDRQVYVHVHGLDVPIRIKEEIYENERWLPLEGFSGRLLPTDRYNFSDQDGTVDRSRDKVKLPSMAWQWEGDWQIETTLDGQPLDHDGWTYAVDFPATYTTKKQWKSCVRRRKWVRYRRYSAMNSWCAIAPLHKDATKEPFIDISVGGNQIPGGNPGCLIVWAVTAHGRVMFRVGTSTTCPEGQRWSTIKLANGYEVCQITVGMTGLVWAVLMIGKAIVRTGVTREYPMGEDWVEVDPPQKDLKLVQVSIGTDAVWAITQDGGVWFRKGIKGEMSGVCEQMAVGTGWVEMLSKMSLVSVAPNDQVWAIGHEDRCLYYRAGITQSELTGKKWRLINAPLQLSRASSNASLSSSNRHSMCGTPQQQRHQSWGSLNRPHSTSEGTTLIREWEEQSRSAPTPTSLKLWQRVNDGTSTKNSQQTSFQDIYLNEDKKRSANSLDMNDLTEASVANITISNESLTKTGESIIVSGKGMGNVVKINPAAWSPVHSVGSMVGVEAHPETDGSIFDPDLTSDSGVYGEDESSGAMYWAECDTSWYKVEAGACFVDLSNPPKWIADSNGTNHGDVAETWRIYILEELKKRLQKVQYDPSIYEKVVEKSSWVKNGNAKCKVKGGTSYEDCVIELEWISSNSGFLDSGIVTILNSDGATTIMQFPVSEIMCVVCCSEPGNPRIAIHTPRMPRSKVLRLQFSSDTEMEDWLAHLTSVSCQMNNVYGKPSPNTIWATTALGDVYVYDPAIIEENQFTNGAYVQELDVVGKELPFECILQNGFGYGSSLKITVCIHDDADRLSFNFVCYSTMSLKQKSVMDCHDVALHFNPRLKENIIVRNTYQNGQWGDEERNGDILLKPGSNFTLNIICETRGYKIYIDDKEFTFYSHRILPQSITHLRIKGLMTLCSISYKSTSIIIDPITMFWRQMGGHLKKVETCSVGVTWGIGYDNIAWVYTGGWGGLFLKGLDSSTGINTMVDTHNYYVYENQRWNPVTGYTSHGLPTDRYMWSDASGRHKRTREHTKLLSMQWHWVSDWIVDFHTPGGVDRDGWQYATDFRSQYHGKKQFTDYVRRRRWFRRCQLTTSGPWQEIGNTKLIDVSLYATDKPGSDTPVYIWAVASNGEALFRRGVSESCPMGVSWEHIPSDQALVGISCGPCGQVWSVGKNGSSYWRLGITSVKPTGIQWQNVEPPAGAHLKQISVGKNEVWALDTIGRLHIRRDVQVNVFPEGTYWQTLPVMPNDPIHIDMSVANAKQGFRHVAVAREQGQVWAISGAGILCRRIGITDDNPAGTGWATGIGANWQYISVGSLINKTK from the exons ATGCCAAGTTCATATTTATATGCTATAAATAATGAGGGGCGCGTATTTGGATTGTCAACATCTGGAAACATGTGGAGAGAATTCATGTACTTGGGTCTTGAGTTTAAACAATTATCAGCAGTACCACATTTCATGTGGGCTATAGGTGGTGATCGTCAAGTTTATGTACATGTACATGGTTTAGATGTACCTATAAGAATCAaggaagaaatatatgaaaatgaa cgtTGGCTTCCTTTAGAAGGATTTAGTGGAAGATTATTGCCTACAGATAGGTATAATTTTTCTGATCAAGATGGTACAGTTGACCGTAGCagagataaagtaaaattaccaTCTATGGCTTGGCAATGGGAAGGTGATTGGCAAATAGAAACTACATTGGATGGTCAACCATTAGATCatgat GGATGGACATATGCAGTTGATTTTCCAGCTACATATACAACAAAAAAACAATGGAAATCTTGTGTTAGAAGAAGGAAATGGGTTCGATATAGGAGATATAGTGCTATGAATTCATGGTGTGCTATTGCACCCCTTCATAAAGATGCAACTAAA gaaccttttattgatatatctgTGGGTGGAAATCAAATACCTGGTGGTAATCCCGGATGTTTAATAGTTTGGGCAGTAACTGCTCATGGCAgg GTAATGTTTCGTGTTGGAACTAGTACTACTTGCCCTGAAGGTCAAAGATGGAGTACTATAAAATTAGCAAATGGATATGAAGTATGTCAAATCACTGTTGGAATGACTGGTCTTGTGTGGGCAGTGTTAATGATTGGTAAAGCAATTGTGCGTACAGGTGTGACTAGAGAATATCCAATGG GTGAAGATTGGGTAGAAGTTGATCCTCcacaaaaagatttaaaattagtacAAGTTAGCATAGGTACGGATGCTGTGTGGGCTATAACACAAGATGGAGGAGTATGGTTTAGAAAAGGTATTAAAGGTGAAATGAGTGGAGTTTGTGAACAAATGGCTGTTGGAACTGGATGGGTGGAAATGTTAAGTAAAATGTCACTGGTATCTGTTGCTCCAAATGATCag GTTTGGGCCATAGGCCATGAAGATAGATGTTTATATTATCGCGCTGGTATTACACAATCAGAATTAACGGGTAAAAAATGGAGATTAATAAATGCACCTCTTCAACTTAGTCGAGCAAGTAGTAATGCTAGTTTATCTTCAAGTAATAGACATAGTATGTGTGGTACCCCACAACAACAAAGACATCAAAGTTGGGGATCATtg aatCGACCACATAGTACTAGTGAAGGTACTACATTGATTAGAGAGTGGGAAGAACAATCTCGTTCTGCACCAACACCaacatcattaaaattatggcAACGTGTAAATGATGGTACTTCTACAAAGAATTCACAACAAACATCTTTCCAAGATATATACttaaatgaagataaaaaacg atcAGCAAATTCATTAGATATGAACGATTTAACCGAAGCTAGCGTTGCTAATATAACTATATCGAATGAATCATTGACTAAAACTGGAGAATCTATAATAGTATCTGGGAAAGGAATGGGCAATGTTGTTAAG atcaATCCAGCTGCATGGAGTCCCGTTCATTCAGTCGGTTCTATGGTAGGTGTCGAAGCTCATCCGGAGACAGATGGAAGTATTTTCGATCCTGACTTGACCAGTGATTCGGGTGTTTATGGAGAAGATGAAAGCTCTGGGGCAATGTATTGGGCTGAATGTGATACCTCTTGGTATAAAGTAGAAGCTGGAGCATGTTTTGTTGATTTATCTAATCCTCCAAAAtg gaTTGCAGATTCAAATGGTACAAATCATGGGGATGTAGCAGAGACAtggagaatatatattttggaggagttaaagaaaagattacAAAAAGTACAATATGATCCATCAATATACGAAAAAGTAGTTGAAAA atCATCTTGGGTAAAAAATGGTAATGCAAAATGCAAAGTTAAGGGTGGTACTTCATACGAAGATTGTGTTATTGAATTAGAATGGATAAGTAGTAATAGTGGTTTTTTAGATTCAGGAATtgtaactattttaaattcggATGGAGCAACAACAATT ATGCAATTTCCTGTCTCTGAAATTATGTGTGTAGTTTGCTGTAGTGAACCAGGTAATCCACGAATAGCGATTCATACTCCTCGAATGCCACGTTCTAAAGTTCTTAGATTGCAATTTTCTAGCGATACTGAAATGGAAGATTGGTTAGCACATTTAACATCAG tttcttgTCAAATGAATAATGTTTATGGAAAACCTAGTCCTAATACAATATGGGCTACTACTGCATTAGGagatgtgtatgtatatgatCCTGCTATTATAGAA GAAAATCAGTTTACTAATGGTGCTTACGTGCAAGAATTAGATGTTGTTGGAAAAGAATTACCTTTTGAATGTATTTTGCAAAATGGTTTTGGATATGGtagttctttaaaaattactgtTTGTATTCATGATGATGCTGATAg attatcatTCAATTTTGTCTGTTATTCAACGATgtctttaaaacaaaaatctgtAATGGATTGTCATGATGTAGCATTACATTTTAATccaagattaaaagaaaatattattgtgcGAAATACATATCAAAATGGACAATGGGGcgatgaagaaagaaacggaGATATACTATTAAAACCTGGTTCTAATttcacattaaatattatatgtgaaaCTCGaggatataaaatctatatcgaTGATAAggaatttactttttatagtCACAGAATATTGCCACAAAGTATTACTCATTTACGGATTAAAGGATTAATGACATTATGCAGCATATCGTATAAATCTACATCT ATAATTATTGATCCAATTACAATGTTTTGGAGACAAATGGGTGGACATTTGAAAAAGGTTGAAACTTGTTCTGTTGGTGTAACATGGGGAATAGGATATGATAATATTGCATGGGTATATACTGGTGGTTGGGGTGGTTTATTCCTAAAAG gatTAGATAGTAGTACGGGAATAAATACTATGGTAGATactcataattattatgtttatgaaAATCAACGTTGGAATCCAGTAACTGGATATACTTCTCATGGTCTTCCAACGGATCGTTATATGTGGAGTGATGCATCTGGACGTCATAAACGTACCCGAGAACAtactaaattattatcgatgcaGTGGCATtgg gtATCAGATTGGATAGTAGATTTTCATACCCCTGGAGGTGTTGATAGAGATGGTTGGCAATATGCTACAGATTTTCGTTCTCAATATCATggtaaaaaacaatttactgATTATGTTAGAAGAAGACGATGGTTTCGAAGGTGCCAATTAACAACTAGTGGACCTTGGCAAGAAATAGgaaatacaaaattgattgatgtttctttatat GCAACTGACAAACCTGGTTCAGATACTCCTGTTTATATATGGGCAGTTGCCTCTAATGGTGAAGCTTTATTTAGAAGAGGTGTTTCAGAATCATGTCCAATG ggaGTTTCATGGGAACATATACCAAGTGATCAAGCTTTAGTAGGTATTTCGTGTGGTCCTTGTGGACAAGTTTGGTCTGTTGGAAAGAATGGTTCCTCTTATTGGAGATTAGGTATTACTTCTGTAAAACCAAcag gaatACAATGGCAGAATGTTGAACCACCGGCAGGTGctcatttaaaacaaatttctgtTGGAAAAAACGAGGTGTGGGCCTTAGATACAATAGGTAGATTACACATACGACGGGATGTACAGGTGAATGTTTTTCCAGAGGGAACATATTGGCAAACGCTTCCTGTGATGCCAAATGATCCTATACATATAg atatgTCCGTTGCAAATGCGAAACAAGGTTTTCGACACGTTGCTGTTGCAAGAGAACAAGGCCAAGTTTGGGCAATTTCAGGTGCTGGTATACTTTGTCGTAGAATAGGTATTACTGATGACAATCCAGCTGGAACTGGTTGGGCAACTGGTATAGGG GCAAATTGGCAGTATATAAGTGTGGGAagtcttataaataaaactaaatga
- the LOC108001817 gene encoding tectonin beta-propeller repeat-containing protein isoform X2, with translation MAWQWEGDWQIETTLDGQPLDHDGWTYAVDFPATYTTKKQWKSCVRRRKWVRYRRYSAMNSWCAIAPLHKDATKEPFIDISVGGNQIPGGNPGCLIVWAVTAHGRVMFRVGTSTTCPEGQRWSTIKLANGYEVCQITVGMTGLVWAVLMIGKAIVRTGVTREYPMGEDWVEVDPPQKDLKLVQVSIGTDAVWAITQDGGVWFRKGIKGEMSGVCEQMAVGTGWVEMLSKMSLVSVAPNDQVWAIGHEDRCLYYRAGITQSELTGKKWRLINAPLQLSRASSNASLSSSNRHSMCGTPQQQRHQSWGSLNRPHSTSEGTTLIREWEEQSRSAPTPTSLKLWQRVNDGTSTKNSQQTSFQDIYLNEDKKRSANSLDMNDLTEASVANITISNESLTKTGESIIVSGKGMGNVVKINPAAWSPVHSVGSMVGVEAHPETDGSIFDPDLTSDSGVYGEDESSGAMYWAECDTSWYKVEAGACFVDLSNPPKWIADSNGTNHGDVAETWRIYILEELKKRLQKVQYDPSIYEKVVEKSSWVKNGNAKCKVKGGTSYEDCVIELEWISSNSGFLDSGIVTILNSDGATTIMQFPVSEIMCVVCCSEPGNPRIAIHTPRMPRSKVLRLQFSSDTEMEDWLAHLTSVSCQMNNVYGKPSPNTIWATTALGDVYVYDPAIIEENQFTNGAYVQELDVVGKELPFECILQNGFGYGSSLKITVCIHDDADRLSFNFVCYSTMSLKQKSVMDCHDVALHFNPRLKENIIVRNTYQNGQWGDEERNGDILLKPGSNFTLNIICETRGYKIYIDDKEFTFYSHRILPQSITHLRIKGLMTLCSISYKSTSIIIDPITMFWRQMGGHLKKVETCSVGVTWGIGYDNIAWVYTGGWGGLFLKGLDSSTGINTMVDTHNYYVYENQRWNPVTGYTSHGLPTDRYMWSDASGRHKRTREHTKLLSMQWHWVSDWIVDFHTPGGVDRDGWQYATDFRSQYHGKKQFTDYVRRRRWFRRCQLTTSGPWQEIGNTKLIDVSLYATDKPGSDTPVYIWAVASNGEALFRRGVSESCPMGVSWEHIPSDQALVGISCGPCGQVWSVGKNGSSYWRLGITSVKPTGIQWQNVEPPAGAHLKQISVGKNEVWALDTIGRLHIRRDVQVNVFPEGTYWQTLPVMPNDPIHIDMSVANAKQGFRHVAVAREQGQVWAISGAGILCRRIGITDDNPAGTGWATGIGANWQYISVGSLINKTK, from the exons ATGGCTTGGCAATGGGAAGGTGATTGGCAAATAGAAACTACATTGGATGGTCAACCATTAGATCatgat GGATGGACATATGCAGTTGATTTTCCAGCTACATATACAACAAAAAAACAATGGAAATCTTGTGTTAGAAGAAGGAAATGGGTTCGATATAGGAGATATAGTGCTATGAATTCATGGTGTGCTATTGCACCCCTTCATAAAGATGCAACTAAA gaaccttttattgatatatctgTGGGTGGAAATCAAATACCTGGTGGTAATCCCGGATGTTTAATAGTTTGGGCAGTAACTGCTCATGGCAgg GTAATGTTTCGTGTTGGAACTAGTACTACTTGCCCTGAAGGTCAAAGATGGAGTACTATAAAATTAGCAAATGGATATGAAGTATGTCAAATCACTGTTGGAATGACTGGTCTTGTGTGGGCAGTGTTAATGATTGGTAAAGCAATTGTGCGTACAGGTGTGACTAGAGAATATCCAATGG GTGAAGATTGGGTAGAAGTTGATCCTCcacaaaaagatttaaaattagtacAAGTTAGCATAGGTACGGATGCTGTGTGGGCTATAACACAAGATGGAGGAGTATGGTTTAGAAAAGGTATTAAAGGTGAAATGAGTGGAGTTTGTGAACAAATGGCTGTTGGAACTGGATGGGTGGAAATGTTAAGTAAAATGTCACTGGTATCTGTTGCTCCAAATGATCag GTTTGGGCCATAGGCCATGAAGATAGATGTTTATATTATCGCGCTGGTATTACACAATCAGAATTAACGGGTAAAAAATGGAGATTAATAAATGCACCTCTTCAACTTAGTCGAGCAAGTAGTAATGCTAGTTTATCTTCAAGTAATAGACATAGTATGTGTGGTACCCCACAACAACAAAGACATCAAAGTTGGGGATCATtg aatCGACCACATAGTACTAGTGAAGGTACTACATTGATTAGAGAGTGGGAAGAACAATCTCGTTCTGCACCAACACCaacatcattaaaattatggcAACGTGTAAATGATGGTACTTCTACAAAGAATTCACAACAAACATCTTTCCAAGATATATACttaaatgaagataaaaaacg atcAGCAAATTCATTAGATATGAACGATTTAACCGAAGCTAGCGTTGCTAATATAACTATATCGAATGAATCATTGACTAAAACTGGAGAATCTATAATAGTATCTGGGAAAGGAATGGGCAATGTTGTTAAG atcaATCCAGCTGCATGGAGTCCCGTTCATTCAGTCGGTTCTATGGTAGGTGTCGAAGCTCATCCGGAGACAGATGGAAGTATTTTCGATCCTGACTTGACCAGTGATTCGGGTGTTTATGGAGAAGATGAAAGCTCTGGGGCAATGTATTGGGCTGAATGTGATACCTCTTGGTATAAAGTAGAAGCTGGAGCATGTTTTGTTGATTTATCTAATCCTCCAAAAtg gaTTGCAGATTCAAATGGTACAAATCATGGGGATGTAGCAGAGACAtggagaatatatattttggaggagttaaagaaaagattacAAAAAGTACAATATGATCCATCAATATACGAAAAAGTAGTTGAAAA atCATCTTGGGTAAAAAATGGTAATGCAAAATGCAAAGTTAAGGGTGGTACTTCATACGAAGATTGTGTTATTGAATTAGAATGGATAAGTAGTAATAGTGGTTTTTTAGATTCAGGAATtgtaactattttaaattcggATGGAGCAACAACAATT ATGCAATTTCCTGTCTCTGAAATTATGTGTGTAGTTTGCTGTAGTGAACCAGGTAATCCACGAATAGCGATTCATACTCCTCGAATGCCACGTTCTAAAGTTCTTAGATTGCAATTTTCTAGCGATACTGAAATGGAAGATTGGTTAGCACATTTAACATCAG tttcttgTCAAATGAATAATGTTTATGGAAAACCTAGTCCTAATACAATATGGGCTACTACTGCATTAGGagatgtgtatgtatatgatCCTGCTATTATAGAA GAAAATCAGTTTACTAATGGTGCTTACGTGCAAGAATTAGATGTTGTTGGAAAAGAATTACCTTTTGAATGTATTTTGCAAAATGGTTTTGGATATGGtagttctttaaaaattactgtTTGTATTCATGATGATGCTGATAg attatcatTCAATTTTGTCTGTTATTCAACGATgtctttaaaacaaaaatctgtAATGGATTGTCATGATGTAGCATTACATTTTAATccaagattaaaagaaaatattattgtgcGAAATACATATCAAAATGGACAATGGGGcgatgaagaaagaaacggaGATATACTATTAAAACCTGGTTCTAATttcacattaaatattatatgtgaaaCTCGaggatataaaatctatatcgaTGATAAggaatttactttttatagtCACAGAATATTGCCACAAAGTATTACTCATTTACGGATTAAAGGATTAATGACATTATGCAGCATATCGTATAAATCTACATCT ATAATTATTGATCCAATTACAATGTTTTGGAGACAAATGGGTGGACATTTGAAAAAGGTTGAAACTTGTTCTGTTGGTGTAACATGGGGAATAGGATATGATAATATTGCATGGGTATATACTGGTGGTTGGGGTGGTTTATTCCTAAAAG gatTAGATAGTAGTACGGGAATAAATACTATGGTAGATactcataattattatgtttatgaaAATCAACGTTGGAATCCAGTAACTGGATATACTTCTCATGGTCTTCCAACGGATCGTTATATGTGGAGTGATGCATCTGGACGTCATAAACGTACCCGAGAACAtactaaattattatcgatgcaGTGGCATtgg gtATCAGATTGGATAGTAGATTTTCATACCCCTGGAGGTGTTGATAGAGATGGTTGGCAATATGCTACAGATTTTCGTTCTCAATATCATggtaaaaaacaatttactgATTATGTTAGAAGAAGACGATGGTTTCGAAGGTGCCAATTAACAACTAGTGGACCTTGGCAAGAAATAGgaaatacaaaattgattgatgtttctttatat GCAACTGACAAACCTGGTTCAGATACTCCTGTTTATATATGGGCAGTTGCCTCTAATGGTGAAGCTTTATTTAGAAGAGGTGTTTCAGAATCATGTCCAATG ggaGTTTCATGGGAACATATACCAAGTGATCAAGCTTTAGTAGGTATTTCGTGTGGTCCTTGTGGACAAGTTTGGTCTGTTGGAAAGAATGGTTCCTCTTATTGGAGATTAGGTATTACTTCTGTAAAACCAAcag gaatACAATGGCAGAATGTTGAACCACCGGCAGGTGctcatttaaaacaaatttctgtTGGAAAAAACGAGGTGTGGGCCTTAGATACAATAGGTAGATTACACATACGACGGGATGTACAGGTGAATGTTTTTCCAGAGGGAACATATTGGCAAACGCTTCCTGTGATGCCAAATGATCCTATACATATAg atatgTCCGTTGCAAATGCGAAACAAGGTTTTCGACACGTTGCTGTTGCAAGAGAACAAGGCCAAGTTTGGGCAATTTCAGGTGCTGGTATACTTTGTCGTAGAATAGGTATTACTGATGACAATCCAGCTGGAACTGGTTGGGCAACTGGTATAGGG GCAAATTGGCAGTATATAAGTGTGGGAagtcttataaataaaactaaatga